One stretch of Rhinolophus ferrumequinum isolate MPI-CBG mRhiFer1 chromosome 3, mRhiFer1_v1.p, whole genome shotgun sequence DNA includes these proteins:
- the LOC117020243 gene encoding class I histocompatibility antigen, Gogo-B*0102 alpha chain-like isoform X1 codes for MQANELGTLLLLLSGALALMGTRADSHSMMYFMTSWSRPGRGEPRFVAVGYVDDTQFVWFDSDAASPRAEPRGEWMEGPWLEQVEPGYWDQMTGRGKFYQQTMRADLQSALENYNQSEAGSHTYQRTCGCEVGPDGRLLRAYNQHAYDGADYIALNEDLRSWTAADTAAQITRRKWEAAGEAERLRGYYEGTCVEWLLRHLENGKETLLRTDPPKTHVTHHPISDHDVTLRCWALGFYPAEITLTWQRDGEDLTQDTELVETRPAGDGTFQKWAAVGVPSGEEQRYTCHVQHKGLPEPLTLRWEPPPQPTLPIMGVIVGLVLFVVTGAVVAGAVLWRKKHSGGKGGSYTEAASSDSAQGSDVSLTASKA; via the exons ATGCAGGCTAACGAGCTGGGaaccctcctcctgctgctctcgGGGGCCCTCGCCCTGATGGGGACCCGGGCGG ACTCCCACTCCATGATGTATTTCATGACCTCCTGGTCCCGGCCCGGCCGCGGGGAGCCCCGCTTTGTCGCCGTCGGCTACGTGGACGACACGCAGTTCGTGTGGTTCGACAGCGACGCGGCGAGTCCGAGGGCGGAGCCGCGGGGGGAGTGGATGGAGGGGCCGTGGCTGGAGCAGGTGGAACCGGGGTACTGGGACCAGATGACAGGACGCGGCAAGTTCTACCAACAGACTATGCGAGCGGACCTGCAGAGCGCGCTGGAGAATTACAACCAGAGCGAGGCCG GGTCTCACACCTACCAGAGGACGTGTGGCTGCGAAGTGGGGCCGGACGGGCGCCTCCTCCGCGCATACAATCAGCACGCCTACGACGGCGCCGACTACATCGCCCTGAATGAGGACCTGCGCTCCTGGACCGCGGCGGACACTGCGGCTCAGATCACCCGGCGCAAGTGGGAGGCGGCCGGTGAGGCGGAGCGCCTGAGGGGCTACTATGAAGGCACGTGCGTGGAGTGGCTCCTCAGACACCTGGAGAACGGGAAGGAGACATTGCTGCGCACAG ACCCTCCAAAGACACATGTAACCCATCACCCCATTTCTGACCATGATGTCACCTTGAGGTGCTGGGCATTGGGCTTCTACCCTGCGGAGATCACCCTGACCTGGCAGCGTGATGGGGAGGACCTGACCCAGGACACGGAGCTCGTGGAGACCAGGCCTGCGGGGGATGGGACCTTCCAGAAGTGGGCAGCTGTGGGGGTGCCTTctggagaggagcagagataCACGTGCCATGTGCAGCACAAGGGGCTGCCCGAGCCCCTCACCCTGAGATGGG AACCACCTCCTCAGCCCACCCTTCCTATTATGGGCGTCATTGTTGGTCTGGTTCTCTTTGTGGTCACGGGAGCTGTGGTGGCTGGAGCTGTGCTGTGGAGGAAGAAGCACTCAG GTGGAAAAGGAGGGAGCTACACTGAGGCTGCAA GCAGTGACAGTGCCCAGGGCTCTGATGTTTCTCTCACAGCTTCTAAAG CATGA
- the LOC117020243 gene encoding class I histocompatibility antigen, Gogo-B*0102 alpha chain-like isoform X2 yields the protein MQANELGTLLLLLSGALALMGTRADSHSMMYFMTSWSRPGRGEPRFVAVGYVDDTQFVWFDSDAASPRAEPRGEWMEGPWLEQVEPGYWDQMTGRGKFYQQTMRADLQSALENYNQSEAGSHTYQRTCGCEVGPDGRLLRAYNQHAYDGADYIALNEDLRSWTAADTAAQITRRKWEAAGEAERLRGYYEGTCVEWLLRHLENGKETLLRTDPPKTHVTHHPISDHDVTLRCWALGFYPAEITLTWQRDGEDLTQDTELVETRPAGDGTFQKWAAVGVPSGEEQRYTCHVQHKGLPEPLTLRWGGKGGSYTEAASSDSAQGSDVSLTASKA from the exons ATGCAGGCTAACGAGCTGGGaaccctcctcctgctgctctcgGGGGCCCTCGCCCTGATGGGGACCCGGGCGG ACTCCCACTCCATGATGTATTTCATGACCTCCTGGTCCCGGCCCGGCCGCGGGGAGCCCCGCTTTGTCGCCGTCGGCTACGTGGACGACACGCAGTTCGTGTGGTTCGACAGCGACGCGGCGAGTCCGAGGGCGGAGCCGCGGGGGGAGTGGATGGAGGGGCCGTGGCTGGAGCAGGTGGAACCGGGGTACTGGGACCAGATGACAGGACGCGGCAAGTTCTACCAACAGACTATGCGAGCGGACCTGCAGAGCGCGCTGGAGAATTACAACCAGAGCGAGGCCG GGTCTCACACCTACCAGAGGACGTGTGGCTGCGAAGTGGGGCCGGACGGGCGCCTCCTCCGCGCATACAATCAGCACGCCTACGACGGCGCCGACTACATCGCCCTGAATGAGGACCTGCGCTCCTGGACCGCGGCGGACACTGCGGCTCAGATCACCCGGCGCAAGTGGGAGGCGGCCGGTGAGGCGGAGCGCCTGAGGGGCTACTATGAAGGCACGTGCGTGGAGTGGCTCCTCAGACACCTGGAGAACGGGAAGGAGACATTGCTGCGCACAG ACCCTCCAAAGACACATGTAACCCATCACCCCATTTCTGACCATGATGTCACCTTGAGGTGCTGGGCATTGGGCTTCTACCCTGCGGAGATCACCCTGACCTGGCAGCGTGATGGGGAGGACCTGACCCAGGACACGGAGCTCGTGGAGACCAGGCCTGCGGGGGATGGGACCTTCCAGAAGTGGGCAGCTGTGGGGGTGCCTTctggagaggagcagagataCACGTGCCATGTGCAGCACAAGGGGCTGCCCGAGCCCCTCACCCTGAGATGGG GTGGAAAAGGAGGGAGCTACACTGAGGCTGCAA GCAGTGACAGTGCCCAGGGCTCTGATGTTTCTCTCACAGCTTCTAAAG CATGA